From Theileria annulata chromosome 1, complete sequence, *** SEQUENCING IN PROGRESS ***, one genomic window encodes:
- a CDS encoding uncharacterized protein (Tap349e08.q2ks7.C.cand.56 - score = 85.88;~2 probable transmembrane helices predicted for TA05930 by TMHMM2.0 at aa 599-621 and 634-656) translates to MCHDNSLVYNDLVRKGLIVKDGMNYGATFSIYEDDPEQFHGHGLVFLKHSNEELKISSIIRWNRISTFANKKNLTGWNIRFSNQPGKGESYYSEEQIPTERSEHSLLKVPSGLHCGPAGRRTLIKWLEGNGDLKQKYCVLDNYKLSRGINNANPGVMACRLWQESQGLPDEVSKAIVGLLKLQGIPTNITYRVLFENYLSKQLSSLMKRHSDSQEKLSMLAEKMISMFQVTQIQPLIVDVLDLLVEIPQSAMAKILEDTYSSHHFYKISTLNIKRKIWSASPEKLNETIIPLILKALFLLRLGIFDDQMGNLSSNENLNEYNMLIGQMLQLIGDPQAECSRIVYCQTVTILKLLFIKSSLQYKTNTIKHTNVVNANDSRNKSGTNKNVEDRMVKVSKTAECSLTFQSERFSEVKNKNLDLHYTKVLPQDLCDLYTKYANKTIGLSYSYITHSTNNKINYDLEEIVESNRSLNDTFHSTDTAKSEYRTKSMNETTDSVKIENILENVISSDIDNDLLYPDRGEHYYSLIRYSLAMKCQEMYKITNANMKLIEPNFNLLQLINKVHNSVDNNLPTDELISMINKNNTYNITVKDDMELFNISFILCNPLLYNKVVSYFVYYLFNMDMMLLTSKVEIGYWIALISLGLSCTYIGIVKFILESQLNNVMKINDDDLDLKKSVSYLKQYIKVCKPVSLKKLLKYIYPIEKDSRLFILKVPPFFSNFLTSNLTSQNSSDNKSDNSIHEDSVKNPFRRLGEFRIEFDDKEGSAYKIFEGDPDTSFHSLLILYLPKLDSKSVNEFKGSSRSFLNLFRNDQAENSPKDTPSRTPLRFTDEENKNIILKILEQFDHQKFDSYSHIGNLLSLTNRHYSSVKSAQTTIGQINLALLNIFLEKLSTLPYTMLNTLSSTSNITKLLFKMVSIELIKTSLKNVDGLNQNSEGLKKFISSDRFKREAVVNFKTPTDYLYLKLLATIMFSDTVKPKDPVFKFAENVSNYSICTSFILLYYYKKYGKDKSTEQTLERLSKNCHKILYDKENKNNPSYPYRKWSYLFQEINKD, encoded by the exons atgtgCCATGATAATAGTTTGGTGTATAATGATTTGGTTAGAAAAGGCCTGATAGTCAAGGATGGAATGAATTACGGAGCAACATTCAGTATATACGAAG ATGACCCTGAACAATTTCATGGGCATGGATTAGTTTTTCTGAAGCATTCAAATGAGGAACTTAAGATCAGTTCAATAATTCGGTGGAATAGAATCTCGACATTTGCAAACAAAAAG AATTTGACCGGATGGAATATAAGATTCAGCAATCAACCAGGAAAAGGAGAATCATACTACTCTGAAGAACAAATTCCAACTGAACGGTCAGAACACTCACTCCTTAAGGTTCCCTCAGGACTTCACTGTGGTCCAGCAGGAAGAAGAACACTAATTAAATGGCTAGAAGGTAATGGCgatttaaaacaaaaatattgTGTTTTAGACAATTATAAGCTCAGCAGAGGCATTAATAATGCAAACCCTGGAGTTATGGCGTGCCGACTTTGGCAGGAGTCACAAGGATTGCCAGATGaa GTTTCGAAGGCTATTGTTGGCCTACTGAAGCTACAAGGGATACCAACAAACATTACATACAGAGTATTGTTTGAAAATTACTTGTCAAAACAGCTCTCATCACTGATGAAAAGACATTCAGATTCACAAGAAAA ATTGTCAATGTTGGCAGAGAAGATGATTTCCATGTTCCAAGTCACGCAAATACAGCCGTTGATTGTGGATGTACTCGACTTATTAGTGGAAATCCCACAATCGGCAATGGCCAAAATACTAGAAGACACATACTCATCGCATCATTTTTACAAA atcAGTACACTTAATATAAAGCGTAAAATATGGTCAGCATCACCAGAAAAGTTAAACGAGACGATAATACCCTTGATTTTAAAGGCACTTTTCCTACTAAGATTAGGA atatttGATGACCAAATGGGCAATTTGTCCTCAAACGAGAATCTAAA tgAGTATAATATGTTGATTGGGCAGATGTTGCAATTGATTGGAGACCCTCAGGCAGAATGTAGCCGAATTGTTTACTGCCAAACGGTTACAATACTAAAACttctatttattaaaaGCTCACTGCAATATAAAACGAATACAATTAAACATACGAATGTAGTTAATGCAAATGATAGTAGGAATAAATCAGGAACTAATAAGAATGTAGAAGATAGAATGGTGAAGGTGAGTAAGACTGCAGAATGTAGTTTAACATTTCAAAGTGAAAGGTTTTCTGAagttaaaaataagaatCTGGACCTTCATTACACAAAAGTGCTACCACAAGATTTGTGTGACCTATACACAAAATATGCAAATAAAACTATCGGACTTTCGTATTCATATATAACACACTCAACGAATAACAAAATAAACTATGATCTAGAAGAAATTGTTGAATCTAACAGATCATTGAATGATACGTTCCACTCTACAGATACAGCTAAATCTGAATATAGAACCAAGTCAATGAATGAAACAACAGATTCAGtgaaaattgaaaatatattggAAAATGTAATAAGTTCAGATATTGATAATGATTTGTTGTATCCGGATAGAGGAGAACACTACTATAGCTTAATAAGATATTCATTGGCAATGAAATGTCAGGAGATGTACAAGATCACAAACGCTAACATGAAGCTGATAGAGCCTAACTTCAACTTATTACAACTAATTAATAAGGTCCACAACTCTGTGGACAATAATCTTCCGACAGATGAACTAATTTCaatgattaataaaaataatacatACAATATTACAGTCAag gATGATATGgaattattcaatatatcATTCATACTGTGTAATCCATTACTGTATAATAAAGTTGTATCATATTTTGTATACTATTTGTTCAATATGGACATGATGCTCCTGACATCGAAGGTAGAAATTGGATATTGGATTGCATTAATTTCACTGG GACTTTCGTGTACATATATCGGAATTGTCAAATTCATCCTAGAATCACAATTAAACA ATgttatgaaaataaatgatGATGATTTGGACTTGAAGAAGAGTGTGTCATATTTGAAACAGTATATAAAAGTGTGTAAACCAGTTTCACTCAAAAAGTTGctaaagtatatatatcCAATAGAGAAGGATAGCAGACTATTTATACTCAAGGTCCCGCCTTTTTTCTCTAACTTTTTAACCTCTAACTTGACGTCACAAAACTCGTCAGACAATAAAAGTGATAACTCGATTCATGAAGACTCAGTTAAGAATCCGTTTAGAAGATTAGGTGAATTTAGGATTGAGTTTGATGATAAAGAAGGTTCTgcatataaaatattcgAGGGTGACCCTGACACCTCTTTCCACAGcttgttaattttatacttgCCAAAACTGGACTCTAAAAGCGTAAATGAGTTCAAAGGCTCATCAAGAAGCTTTCTTAACCTGTTTCGAAATGATCAAGCAGAAAATAGCCCCAAGGATACACCCAGTCGTACGCCTCTAAGATTCACTGATGAAGAGAACAAGAATATCATACTGAAAATACTGGAACAATTCGACCACCAGAAGTTCGATTCATACTCCCATATTGGGAATTTGCTGTCACTAACTAACAGACACTATTCAAGCGTTAAGTCGGCACAAACAACGATAGGACAAATTAACCTAGCACTGCTCAACATATTTCTAGAGAAACTATCAACATTACCCTATACAATGCTGAACACACTCTCCTCAACTTcaaatattacaaaattacTCTTCAAAATG GTGTCAATAGAGTTGATAAAAACGAGTTTGAAGAACGTTGATGGATTGAACCAGAATTCGGAAGGGTTGAAGAAATTCATATCATCAGATAGGTTTAAAAG AGAGGCGGTGGTTAACTTTAAGACGCCAACGGATTATTTATACCTAAAGTTGTTGGCAACAATAATGTTCTCAGATACAGTAAAG CCTAAGGACCCGGTTTTTAAGTTCGCAGAGAATGTTTCAAACTATAGCATATGTACTTCATTCATACTTTTGTACTATTACAAG aaatacGGAAAGGATAAATCTACAGAACAAACATTAGAAAGGCTTTCAAA GAACTGTCATAAAATCTTGTATGATAAggagaataaaaataaccCGTCTTACCCATATAGGAAGTGGAGTTATTTATTCCAGGAGATCAACAAGGATTAG
- a CDS encoding 5'-3' exoribonuclease (XRN2, DHM1) (Tap349e08.q2ks7.C.cand.55 - score = 43.26) — MKMKCEGILDGAFSECFFLSLFPLEISCVNFSNKKFSHNFINQTIIPNKHPPILYNPITNHEEDGKEIGYKVDKFKLEGVPRLYGWMMENFSRVRIPLDDSEISKGVDYFYVDMNAVIHSATHGNIFPILMMEDQQRMRRIVAALLNTFNLVKPKKMMYIGVDGVCPSAKINQQRTRRFRLYKSSNSDNEYYKVEDGKMKYKVNKLKIGAYDNVSFNPSYISPGTQFMSMMDSEIRNWIALQNYEGTWNDCYIVYNGTDVPGEGEHKIYDTIRKMLELDPDVRNSTHLVYGLDADLVMLSLITKLPKMYILREEYSYTPHILSKEKPDPYYSKKTGLLHIHGKDFIDLKSNNYEVLSMNLLRKTMYSRCMSISGSVKNDLNRFLFIPNAKNRLTDDFSLLSFMAGRNDFLPHLPSVELCNSSFNDLINMYYKMLPKLRGFLTLNYKINMSRLQLLMKELCKKEFDYFKMKSVSEKISDYSDPKKYAKYYYENKCDIDFNNKKAIRKMCYKYHYAPLVSDLAKISGTTIKFYKGEPITPLEHLLAITPPNNSQLLPPVYRSLSGPDGSLCQYFPEDFEICQDGKDNEWEHVVKLPFLDTKHLCQVARSVNDELKYNNLYK, encoded by the exons atgaAGATGAAATGTGAAGGAATATTAGATGGAGCATTTTCTGAATGCTTTTTC CTTTCTTTATTCCCTCTTGAAATCTCATgtgttaattttagtaacaaaaaattttcacataatttcattaacCAGACTATTATACCAAATAAACACCCGCctatattatataatccGATAACTAACCa TGAAGAAGATGGAAAGGAAATTGGATATAAAGTTGATAAGTTTAAA TTGGAAGGAGTTCCAAGATTATATGGGTGGATGATGGAGAACTTCTCTAGGGTTAGAATACCCCTAGATGATTCTGAAATAA GTAAAGGAGTTGATTACTTTTACGTTGATATGAACGCTGTTATACATTCTGCAACTCACGGGAATATTTTCCCGATCCTAATGATGGAAGATCAG cAAAGAATGAGAAGAATAGTAGCCGCTTTGTTAAATACGTTTAACCTTGTGAAACCCAAGAAGATGATGTATATTGGAGTTGACGGAGTGTGTCCTTCAGCTAAAATCAATCAACAGCGTACAAGAAGATTTAGGCTCTACAAATCTAGCAATTCT GATAATGAATACTATAAAGTAGAAGATGgaaaaatgaaatataaaGTTAATAAGTTAAAAATCGGAGCATACGATAATGTGTCATTTAACCCAAGTTATATATCACCAGGGACACAGTTCATGTCAATGATGGATTCAGAGATTAG GAACTGGATAGCACTTCAAAATTATGAAGGAACTTGGAATGACTGTTATATTGTTTATAATGGAACAGATGTACCAGGTGAAGGTGaacataaaatttatgataCAATTCGTAAA ATGCTGGAGTTGGACCCCGATGTAAGGAATTCAACACATTTGGTATATGGACTGGACGCAGATTTGGTAATGCTATCGctaattacaaaattaccaaaaatgtatattttaagAGAAGAATATAGTTACACACCTCACATTTTGTCAAAAGAGAAACCGGATCCTTACTATTCCAAAAAAACAG GGCTTTTGCATATACATGGAAAGGACTTTATAGATTTAAAATCCAACAATTATGAAGTGCTGTCAATGAATCTTCTTAGAAAG ACCATGTATTCAAGGTGTATGAGTATTTCTGGATCAGTAAAGAATGATTTGAACCGCTTCCTGTTTATCCCAAACGCAAAAAACAGACTCACAGATGATTTCTCATTACTGTCATTTATGGCGGGTA GAAATGACTTTCTACCACATTTGCCAAGTGTGGAACTGTGTAACAGTAGCTTCAACGATCTCATAAATATGTACTATAAAATGTTGCCCAAATTAAGAGGCTTTTTAACACTAAActacaaaattaatatgtcAAGATTACAATTACTAATGAAG gaattgtgtaaaaaagAATTTGATTACTTCAAGATGAAATCGGTTTCTGAGAAAATAAGTGACTACAGTGACCCGAAGAAATACGCCAAATACtattatgaaaataaatgCGATATTGATTTCAACAATAAAAAGGCAATAAGGAAAAT GTGTTATAAATATCACTATGCGCCGTTGGTATCAGACTTGGCGAAGATTTCTGGAACTACAATTAAGTTCTATAAAGGAGAACCAATAACACCACTGGAACATTTATTGGCAATTACACCTCCAAATAATTCACAGCTTCTTCCGCCAGTTTATAG GAGTTTGAGTGGTCCGGACGGTAGTTTGTGTCAATATTTTCCAGAAGACTTTGAAATTTGTCAGGACGGGAAGGATAATGAGTGGGAACACGTTGTGAAATTACCCTTTCTGGACACCAAACACCTGTGTCAAGTAGCCAGAAGCGTTAACGATGAGCTTAAATACAACAATTTGTACAAGTAA
- a CDS encoding uncharacterized protein (Tap349e08.q2ks7.cand.76 - score = 29.99): protein MLDHLNNSLTPNLHGEITLDKVAHVKDETVRFLEKRSFDLVSFTYSYEPERAPEINKMLEDDLDNLLLNSHRQLAYHRLYGDNKTNVAQYNSNLRRLEILAKEVESCYDRFQAVKKNNPDPTKVAIIHIFGVDDLEKRVQQSLNQLEILKKTFDNLQENCKSLLENSLHLRRMV from the exons atGCTAGACCAtctaaataattcattaactCCCAACCTTCATg GGGAGATAACTCTTGATAAGGTTGCCCACGTGAAGGACGAGACAGTACGGTTTTTGGAGAAGCGTAGCTTCGATTTGGTGTCTTTTACATACTCATATGAGCCGGAAAGAGCTCCagaaataaacaaaatgcTTGAAGATGATTTGGATAATCTGTTACTAAACTCCCATAGACAACTAGCATATCATCGACTATACGGTGATAATAAGACTAACGTGGCACAGtataattcaaatttaagaCGACTAGAAATATTAGCAAAAGAGGTTGAATCGTGCTATGATCGATTTCAAGCTGtcaaaaaaaataatcCAGATCCAACAAA aGTTGCAATAATACATATATTTGGAGTTGATGACTTGGAGAAAAGG GTACAGCAGTCTTTGAACCAACTAGAAATACTAAAGAAAACATTTGATAACTTGCAAGAAAATTGTAAAAGTTTACTAGAAAATTCGTTACACTTGAGAAGAATGGTATGA
- a CDS encoding 26S proteasome subunit 4, putative (Tap349e08.q2ks7.cand.77 - score = 45.27) translates to MGNTQGTGNSPDDKKDKNDGRQSRSDQPVTFGKRKRKMLRQLAPVRIPTVTPNSKCRLRLLKLERIKDYLLLEEEYITNKSLHKPLKTKNQDDLIKLDDIRGSPMSVGTLEEIIDENHAIVTSSIGPEYYVNILSFVDKELLEPGCSVLLHNKTNSIVGILLDDVDPLVSVMKVEKAPLESYDDIGGLEEQIQEIKEAVELPLTRPELYDDIGIKPPKGVILYGPPGTGKTLLAKAVANETSATFLRVVGSELIQKYLGEGPKLVREMFKVAEDNAPSIIFIDEIDAIGTKRYDATSGGEKEIQRTMLELLNQLDGFDSQSDVKVIMATNKIESLDPALIRPGRIDRKIQLPNPDSKTKRKIFEIHTSKMTMSKDVDLDEFVVNKDDLSGADIKAMCTEAGLLALRERRMQITQADLMKAKEKVLFQKKGNVPDVLYC, encoded by the exons atgggAAATACTCAAGGAACGGGTAATTCACCAG ATGATAAAAAGGACAAGAATGATGGTAGACAAAGTCGTTCAGACCAGCCAGTTACATTTGGTAAACGAAAAAGGAAAATGTTAAGGCAATTGGCGCCAGTAAGAATACCAACAG TCACTCCAAATTCAAAATGCCGATTAAGATTGTTAAAACTTGAAAGAATCAAggattatttattactagAAGAGGAg tatataacaaataaatCTTTACATAAACCCTTGAAAACAAAGAACCAAGATGACTTGATAAAGCTCGATGATATCAGAGGATCCCCAATGAGCGTGGGAACCCTGGAGGAGATCATCGACGAGAACCACGCCATCGTAACATCCTCAATAGGACCTGAATATTATGTTAATATACTCTCCTTTGTGGACAAGGAGCTCCTGGAGCCAGGCTGTTCAGTGCTATTGCACAACAAAACCAATAGTATAGTGGGAATACTCTTGGACGACGTTGACCCACTGGTGTCCGTGATGAAGGTGGAAAAGGCACCTCTTGAGTCGTATGATGATATTGGAGGGCTTGAGGAACAGATTCAAGAGATCAAAGAGGCAGTTGAGCTACCGTTAACAAGGCCTGAGCTGTACGACGATATCGGTATTAAACCTCCAAAAGGTGTAATTCTATACGGACCACCAG GCACTGGTAAGACTTTATTAGCCAAGGCAGTTGCGAATGAGACTTCAGCCACTTTTCTTCGTGTAGTAGGGTCTGAGCTTATCCAAAAGTACTTGGGAGAGGGACCTAAGCTTGTCAGGGAGATGTTCAAGGTGGCAGAAGATAATGCCCCCTCAATTATCTTTATTGATGAAATCGATGCGATAGGGACCAAAAG GTACGATGCGACGAGTGGAGGAGAGAAGGAAATCCAGCGTACTATGTTGGAGCTGTTAAACCAGTTGGACGGATTTGACTCTCAATCGGATGTAAAGGTGATTATGGCGACAAACAAAATTGAATCGCTCGACCCAGCGCTTATTCGACCGGGGAGAATCGATAGGAAGATCCAGCTCCCGAACCCAGACAGCAAAACTAAGCGCAAGATATTCGAAATCCACACATCGAAGATGACCATGAGCAAGGATGTGGACCTGGACGAGTTCGTGGTCAATAAGGACGACCTCAGCGGAGCAGATATTAAGGCAATGTGTACAGAAGCAGGTTTGCTGGCGCTCAGAGAACGCAGAATGCAAATTACTCAAGCCGATTTAATGAAAGCAAAAGAAAAGGTTCTGTTTCAGAAAAAGGGCAATGTACCCGATGTCCTCTATTGCTaa
- a CDS encoding uncharacterized protein (Tap349e08.q2ks7.cand.78 - score = 24.24;~1 probable transmembrane helix predicted for TA05955 by TMHMM2.0 at aa 199-221) has translation MIEGLDKDPYDEAENKVRKSIRKAILLQSQLYDNTGSLKNDNNEAVRSGDELASVCSSIENDIGELQKVILAIQQNPNKYKISQTLIDSRQQTINEFKSKLNGIVQHTNEMKFAQTNYASDYSNVQLQHQQDVLNQQNYHLNELHGSAQTLHTQAIQFNQEVKSQNILLRDVEEQMTESQLHINTLTRKLSRFLDTDNPSIIRLILTLSIIATILVIVLIVF, from the exons ATGATTGAAGGATTAGATAAAGATCCTTACGATGAAGCTGAAAA TAAAGTAAGGAAAAGTATACGGAAGGCGATTTTGCTTCAAAGTCAACTTTACGACAATACTgg GTCTTtgaaaaatgataataatgaGGCTGTGAGGAGTGGTGACGAGTTGGCGTCTGTTTGTAGCTCCATAGAGAATGATATTGGCGAGTTGCAGAAGGTAATTCTGGCCATTCAACAGAATCccaataaatataaaatctCTCAAACTCTCATCGACTCAAGACAGCAAACCATTAATGAGTTTAAATCCAAGTTAAATGGAATCGTTCAACACACAAAT gaAATGAAGTTTGCCCAAACAAATTACGCCTCAGATTATTCAAATGTACAATTACAGCATCAACAA GATGTGTTAAATCAGCAgaattatcatttaaatgaGTTACACGGTTCAGCTCAAACCCTTCACACTCAGGCAATACAATTTAATCAAGAAGTCAAATCACAAAATAT attgCTGAGAGACGTTGAGGAGCAGATGACTGAGTCTCAATTGCATATAAATACACTGACGAGAAAATTATCGCGATTTTTGGACACTGATAATCCCTCAATTATCAGGCTCATACTTACGCTATCAATTATAGCAACTATTCTAGTTATTGTATTGATAGTTTTCtaa
- a CDS encoding ubiquitin-conjugating enzyme E2 (RUB1) (Tap349e08.q2ks7.cand.76 - score = 29.99) → MYKGVYLKDHVADKAHKTCLSQTASELSVDSWALRIKYCKDTLENIKAEAQKSHVSGINGRSGRVLSEEQEKNFHDAISNNSKLIHQLTRELSELRMYEGVEIRFPDINNIMNMEILIKPKEGIYKDMKITFSFHIPNQYPNDRPKIYCTSKVTQLHSYIIWSHYINKSIIIHPNILGTNADKCKGAVCLNILREDWLPIYTIDTAIIGLVNLLIEPQFENPLDKFAANLLQKDPMHLRSINLSLNYTT, encoded by the exons ATGTATAAAGGAGTATATTTGAAGGACCATGTGGCTGATAAGGCACACAAGACATGTTTATCGCAAACAGCCTCGGAGTTATCTGTAGACTCTTGGGCACTAAGAATTAAATACTGTAAAGATACgcttgaaaatattaaagcGGAAGCCCAAAAATCTCACGTTAGCGGCATTAATGGTAGAAGTGGTAGAGTATTGAGTGAAGAACAGGAAAAGAATTTTCATGATGcaatttcaaataatagtaaACTTATCCACCAACTTACAAGGG agtTATCTGAGTTGAGAATGTATGAAGGCGTTGAGATAAGATTCCCTGATATTAACAACATCATGAATATGGAGATATTGATCAAGCCAAAAGAGGGCATTTACAAGGATATGAAAATCACATTTTCATTTCATATTCCCAATCAATATCCTAACGATAGACCTAAAATCTATTGCACATCAAAAGTAACACAGTTACACAGTTATATTATCTGGTCAcattatattaacaaatcGATT ATAATACATCCTAATATACTGGGAACAAACGCGGATAAATGCAAGGGAGCAGTTTGTTTGAATATCTTGAGGGAGGACTGGCTGCCGATTTACACAATTGACACAGCCATTATTGGACTCGTTAACCTCTTAATTGAACCACAGTTTGAGAACCCGCTTGATAAGTTCGCGGCTAATTTGTTACAAAAAGATCCAATGCATCTGAGATCAATTAATCTATCACTAAATTACACtacataa
- a CDS encoding uncharacterized protein (Tap349e08.q2ks7.C.cand.57 - score = 53.10): MSVFNSEVFQGKFWSFFKRNENPENELKNLSKYEKILDSEKQTLEGNIRQSLNKSALKAFQFSESYAECYDQCASNALRTTLKSTTLESLLPDEVKSGTSKDLLTVQDNPAEKSLKELAGQVLDQNLFEPPKPNPEFFVKQKLDKPLRETVRDSELKCETHCAKKFYNTFFE; encoded by the exons ATGTCTGTATTCAACTCTGAAGTGTTTCAGGGGAAATTTTGGTCTTTCTTTAAAAGGAATGAGAATCCGGAAAATGAGCTTAAAAATCTCTCAAAATACGAGAAAATCCTAGATTCGGAAAAACAAACACTAGAAG GAAACATAAGACaatcattaaataaatcGGCTCTAAAGGCTTTTCAGTTCTCAGAATCGTACGCTGAATGCTACGATCAGTGTGCCTCAAACGCACTAAGAACAACGCTCAAAAGCACAACCCTAGAGTCTTTACTACCAGACGAAGTTAAGTCCGGAACATCTAAGGACCTTTTAACAGTTCAAGATAACCCTGCGGAAAAATCACTGAAGGAACTAGCAGGACAAGTGCTAGACCAAAACCTGTTCGAGCCTCCAAAGCCTAACCCAGAGTTCTTTGTTAAGCAGAAGTTGGATAAACCATTGAGAGAAACTGTTCGAGATTCCGAACTCAAATGTGAAACACACTGCGCAAAAAAGTTTTACAACACTttttttgaataa